From the genome of Halorussus caseinilyticus, one region includes:
- a CDS encoding bacterio-opsin activator domain-containing protein, with the protein MGTSERDVLRVFETLDDPAEPLATSEVADAAGCTHRVAYDELEALAERGLLDSKRIGARARAWWRPQSATAPDERSDDADETTPKSAGDRTLIERILGASPISIVVVEPSGEISFANDRAEEILGLERDEITSRTYSQPEWDIYHGDGTPVSTDEHPVTRVLETGEPDFGFEHWILLPDGTERWLSSNSAPVVNDEGEIEYVVVGFEDATPLKEREDKLTSEKTRLLELYSERLFDPFLDAADGEVRIDVDEIVTLPDGTTLQYVTTTGISAKAVGEAFERQHSVRDVRLLRSTEGQNRLEVHVETPTVPLVFDELGGQVLSLLRVRSDDTPVLTGELPGDVDPRTAVQAARRVHPDIELVSQELRYSPHLLYDIVADVLTDKQFAALQIAYYGGYFDTPRTSDGDELAARLGITRQTFNQHLRKAERTVFEQLFEASGKAAR; encoded by the coding sequence ATGGGAACCTCCGAGAGGGACGTTCTCCGCGTGTTCGAGACCTTGGACGACCCTGCCGAACCGCTCGCTACCAGCGAGGTTGCCGACGCCGCGGGATGCACGCACCGGGTCGCCTACGACGAGTTGGAAGCACTCGCCGAGCGTGGACTGCTCGACTCGAAGCGAATCGGTGCGCGGGCGCGGGCGTGGTGGCGACCCCAGTCGGCCACCGCTCCCGACGAGCGGTCGGACGACGCCGACGAGACGACGCCGAAGAGCGCGGGAGACCGCACGCTCATCGAGCGAATCCTCGGAGCTAGCCCAATCAGTATCGTCGTGGTCGAACCCTCGGGGGAAATATCGTTCGCCAACGACCGCGCCGAAGAGATACTCGGTCTCGAACGCGACGAGATTACGAGTCGGACGTACAGTCAACCAGAGTGGGACATCTATCACGGAGACGGGACGCCGGTCAGCACGGACGAACACCCCGTGACTCGCGTGTTGGAGACGGGCGAACCGGACTTCGGGTTCGAACACTGGATACTGCTTCCGGACGGAACCGAGCGGTGGCTTTCGAGCAACTCCGCACCGGTCGTCAACGACGAGGGGGAAATCGAGTACGTCGTCGTCGGGTTCGAGGACGCGACACCGCTGAAGGAACGCGAGGACAAACTGACGAGCGAGAAGACGCGGTTGCTCGAACTCTACTCGGAACGACTCTTCGACCCGTTTCTCGACGCCGCGGACGGCGAGGTCCGAATCGACGTGGACGAAATCGTGACGCTCCCCGACGGGACGACGTTGCAGTACGTCACGACGACCGGTATCTCCGCGAAAGCGGTTGGAGAAGCGTTCGAGCGACAGCACTCGGTACGCGACGTGCGGTTACTGCGTTCGACCGAGGGACAGAATCGACTCGAAGTCCACGTAGAGACTCCGACCGTACCGCTGGTGTTCGACGAACTCGGCGGGCAAGTGCTGTCGCTCCTCCGGGTTCGGTCCGACGACACGCCCGTCCTCACCGGGGAACTGCCCGGCGACGTAGACCCCCGAACTGCGGTGCAGGCCGCCCGGCGCGTCCATCCCGACATCGAGCTGGTATCCCAAGAGCTACGCTACTCCCCGCATCTCCTGTACGACATCGTTGCGGACGTACTCACGGACAAGCAGTTCGCGGCCCTGCAAATCGCGTACTACGGCGGGTACTTCGACACGCCGCGAACCAGCGACGGCGACGAGTTGGCGGCGAGACTGGGCATCACCCGCCAGACGTTCAACCAGCACCTCCGTAAGGCGGAGCGAACGGTGTTCGAACAGTTGTTCGAGGCGTCGGGGAAGGCCGCACGCTGA
- a CDS encoding HalOD1 output domain-containing protein has translation MNSNTNLNAGTDRVTYDPATEGYRGQSDWERSDHVSLTVVETVSAVAGKEPDAMEPLYSILDPDALETILASPQGGFVRLSFSYEGCSVTLTSTGEIVVRPDE, from the coding sequence ATGAACTCGAACACGAATCTGAATGCCGGAACCGACCGCGTTACCTACGACCCCGCGACCGAGGGGTACCGCGGTCAGTCCGATTGGGAGCGTTCCGACCACGTTTCTCTCACCGTAGTCGAGACCGTCTCGGCAGTCGCCGGGAAGGAACCCGACGCGATGGAACCGCTGTACTCCATCCTCGACCCGGATGCGCTCGAAACGATTCTGGCGTCTCCGCAGGGCGGTTTCGTTCGTCTCTCGTTCTCCTACGAGGGATGTTCAGTCACGCTCACGAGTACCGGCGAAATCGTCGTTCGGCCGGACGAATGA
- a CDS encoding DUF7576 family protein, whose protein sequence is MSDGQTTFPRQCDHCGTPFETNVRYPTATEDGECDSLEIHTFCDEECKSAWQRIAESADS, encoded by the coding sequence ATGAGCGACGGACAGACGACGTTTCCGAGGCAGTGCGACCACTGCGGGACGCCGTTCGAGACGAACGTGCGGTATCCGACGGCCACGGAGGACGGGGAGTGTGACAGTCTCGAAATTCACACGTTCTGCGACGAAGAGTGCAAGTCGGCGTGGCAACGTATCGCCGAGAGCGCCGACTCGTAA
- a CDS encoding aminotransferase class V-fold PLP-dependent enzyme, protein MGLQKSDALDVERIREDFPILQREFDGEQVVYLDNGATSQTPNRVIDAIADYYRNYNANVHRGIHQLSQEASIAYEEAHDTVAEFVGAEGREEMVFTKNTTEAENLVAYAWGLNELGPGDEIVLTEMEHHASLVTWQQIGKRTGADVKYIPVTDEGYLDMDAAADLITDDTEMVSVVHVSNTLGTVNPVSELADLAHDHDSYVFVDGAQAVPNRPVDVKDIDADFYAFSAHKMTGPTGIGGLYGKKAILEEMEPFQYGGGMIRKVEFEDSTWHDVPWKFEPGTPLIAQGVGFAEAVEYLVDIGMPEIQRHEETLAEYALDRMAEFDDIEIYGPMDPTDRSGLVSFNLDSVHAHDLASIMNDHAVAIRAGDHCTQPLHDKLGVAASARASFYFYNTTEEIDALMDAIDSARQLFA, encoded by the coding sequence ATGGGACTCCAGAAATCGGACGCGCTCGACGTAGAGCGCATACGGGAGGACTTCCCGATTCTACAGCGGGAGTTCGACGGCGAGCAGGTCGTCTACCTCGACAACGGCGCGACGAGTCAGACGCCCAATCGGGTCATCGACGCCATCGCCGACTACTACCGCAACTACAACGCCAACGTCCACCGCGGCATCCACCAGTTGAGCCAAGAGGCCTCCATCGCCTACGAGGAGGCCCACGACACGGTGGCCGAGTTCGTCGGCGCGGAGGGCCGCGAGGAGATGGTGTTCACGAAAAACACCACCGAAGCCGAGAACCTCGTGGCCTACGCGTGGGGCCTGAACGAACTCGGGCCGGGCGACGAAATCGTCCTGACCGAGATGGAACACCACGCCTCGCTGGTGACGTGGCAACAAATCGGCAAGCGCACCGGCGCTGACGTGAAGTACATCCCCGTCACCGACGAGGGCTACCTCGACATGGACGCCGCCGCGGACCTCATCACCGACGACACCGAGATGGTCAGCGTCGTCCACGTCTCGAACACGCTCGGGACGGTCAATCCCGTCTCCGAACTCGCAGACCTCGCCCACGACCACGATTCGTACGTCTTCGTGGACGGTGCGCAGGCGGTGCCCAACCGACCGGTGGACGTGAAAGACATCGACGCCGACTTCTACGCCTTCTCCGCCCACAAGATGACCGGACCCACCGGCATCGGCGGACTCTACGGCAAGAAAGCGATTCTCGAAGAGATGGAGCCGTTCCAGTACGGCGGCGGCATGATTCGGAAAGTCGAGTTCGAGGATTCGACGTGGCACGACGTGCCGTGGAAGTTCGAACCCGGAACGCCGCTCATCGCGCAGGGCGTCGGATTCGCCGAGGCCGTCGAGTACTTGGTCGACATCGGCATGCCCGAGATTCAGCGCCACGAGGAGACGCTGGCCGAGTACGCCTTAGACCGGATGGCCGAGTTCGACGACATCGAAATCTACGGCCCGATGGACCCGACCGACCGGAGCGGACTGGTCTCGTTCAACCTCGATTCGGTCCACGCTCACGACCTCGCCTCCATCATGAACGACCACGCGGTGGCAATCCGGGCGGGCGACCACTGCACCCAACCACTCCACGACAAACTCGGCGTGGCCGCCTCCGCGCGGGCGTCGTTCTACTTCTACAACACGACCGAGGAAATCGACGCGCTGATGGACGCCATCGACAGCGCACGGCAGTTGTTCGCGTAG
- a CDS encoding DUF424 domain-containing protein, producing the protein MILNERETDEGLLVAVCDDDVLGETFEDDGISLTVTEEFYGGDEADEQAVVESLARASVANLVGDEAVELAIREGFVDEANVLDVESTRHAQFLRM; encoded by the coding sequence ATGATTCTCAACGAGCGAGAGACCGACGAGGGGTTGCTCGTCGCCGTCTGCGACGACGACGTTCTCGGCGAGACGTTCGAGGACGACGGTATCTCGCTGACGGTCACGGAGGAGTTCTACGGCGGCGACGAGGCCGACGAGCAGGCCGTCGTGGAGAGTCTCGCCCGCGCGTCGGTCGCAAATCTGGTCGGGGACGAGGCGGTCGAACTGGCGATTCGGGAGGGATTCGTGGACGAAGCCAACGTCCTCGACGTGGAATCGACGCGCCACGCGCAGTTCTTGCGGATGTAG
- a CDS encoding tetratricopeptide repeat protein — protein sequence MTDPEDHNFSEGDRFDDPYEEFDIDPPELDVDPDKVDPVDSRVVTDMLDDQNVPDDEVDAEALLDVGLNYMTINRFEQAADTFERVAQFAPDDSRLEQEAWTNKGAAHAELEEWDAAIGDYREAIRIDEDSEHAATAETNLAYALWESGQSEQALEHAERAVEIDERFAEAWFNRGFFLLERGLAEDALNSLENAIRLGFRNSQVLEEKSRALEELGQYDEAEKIAEEAEEMREQAEQELIEERQQREQQ from the coding sequence ATGACTGACCCTGAGGACCACAACTTCTCGGAGGGCGACCGATTCGACGACCCCTACGAGGAGTTCGACATCGACCCGCCCGAGTTGGACGTGGACCCCGACAAGGTGGACCCGGTTGACTCCCGTGTCGTCACCGACATGCTCGACGACCAGAACGTCCCCGACGACGAAGTGGACGCCGAGGCGCTTCTGGACGTAGGTCTGAACTACATGACCATCAACCGGTTCGAACAGGCCGCCGACACCTTCGAGCGCGTGGCCCAGTTCGCTCCCGACGACAGCAGACTCGAACAGGAGGCGTGGACGAACAAGGGTGCCGCCCACGCCGAACTCGAAGAGTGGGACGCCGCAATCGGCGACTACCGTGAGGCCATCCGAATCGACGAGGACAGCGAACACGCCGCCACCGCCGAGACGAATCTGGCGTATGCCCTCTGGGAGTCGGGTCAGAGTGAGCAAGCGCTCGAACACGCCGAGCGCGCGGTCGAAATAGACGAGCGGTTCGCCGAAGCGTGGTTCAACCGCGGGTTCTTCCTGCTCGAACGCGGTCTGGCCGAGGACGCGCTCAACAGCCTCGAAAACGCCATCCGACTCGGCTTCCGGAACTCGCAGGTCCTCGAAGAGAAGTCCCGCGCCCTCGAAGAACTCGGCCAGTACGACGAGGCCGAGAAGATAGCCGAGGAAGCCGAAGAGATGCGCGAGCAGGCCGAACAGGAACTCATCGAGGAGCGCCAGCAGAGAGAACAGCAATGA
- the thpR gene encoding RNA 2',3'-cyclic phosphodiesterase encodes MRLFVSIDLPDDFAAEVERVQDEFADASGLSFTDPEQTHVTLKFLGDVSRGELPRVKNAVRRSVSDAGVGPFEATYEGLGVFPDISYIQVLWLGVGAGGEEMTSLHEAIEREVTRLGFDPEDHEFTPHVTLARMEHAGGKESVQENVEELDPTVGTTEVTEIRLTESVLTDEGPEYSTVESFSLE; translated from the coding sequence ATGCGACTCTTCGTGAGCATCGACCTCCCCGACGACTTCGCCGCGGAAGTCGAGCGAGTCCAAGACGAGTTCGCGGACGCCTCGGGGCTGAGTTTCACGGACCCCGAGCAGACCCACGTCACCCTGAAGTTCCTCGGCGACGTGAGTCGGGGCGAACTCCCGCGGGTCAAAAACGCCGTCCGGCGGTCCGTCTCCGACGCCGGGGTCGGACCCTTCGAGGCGACCTACGAGGGACTCGGCGTCTTCCCCGACATCAGCTACATTCAGGTTCTCTGGCTCGGAGTCGGCGCTGGCGGCGAGGAGATGACCAGCCTCCACGAGGCAATCGAGCGCGAGGTGACGCGACTCGGGTTCGACCCCGAGGACCACGAGTTCACGCCCCACGTCACCCTCGCGCGGATGGAACACGCTGGCGGGAAGGAGTCGGTACAGGAGAACGTCGAGGAGTTGGACCCGACCGTGGGAACGACCGAGGTGACGGAGATTCGCCTGACCGAGAGCGTCCTGACCGACGAAGGTCCGGAGTACTCGACGGTCGAGTCGTTCTCGCTGGAGTGA
- a CDS encoding 50S ribosomal protein L39e produces the protein MSKKSKAKKKRLSKLDRQNSRVPAWVIMKTDRETMRNPKRRNWRRQDTDE, from the coding sequence ATGAGTAAGAAGTCGAAGGCGAAGAAAAAGCGCCTGTCTAAGCTTGACCGACAGAACAGTCGCGTCCCGGCGTGGGTCATCATGAAGACCGACCGCGAGACGATGCGAAACCCCAAGCGCCGTAACTGGCGGCGGCAGGACACCGACGAATAA
- a CDS encoding 50S ribosomal protein L31e, translated as MSANDFEERVITVPLRDAKAAAKHERADKAMTLVRDHLAQHFKVDDDEVRLDPSINEAVWSRGRKKPPSKLRVRAARFEEEGETVVEAEHAE; from the coding sequence ATGAGCGCGAACGACTTCGAGGAGCGCGTCATCACCGTACCGCTCCGAGACGCGAAGGCCGCGGCCAAGCACGAGCGAGCGGACAAGGCCATGACGCTCGTCCGCGACCACCTCGCACAGCACTTCAAGGTAGACGACGACGAGGTCCGTCTGGACCCCTCCATCAACGAGGCCGTCTGGTCTCGCGGCCGCAAGAAGCCCCCGAGCAAGCTTCGCGTCCGCGCGGCCCGCTTCGAGGAAGAGGGCGAGACCGTCGTCGAAGCGGAACACGCCGAGTAG
- a CDS encoding translation initiation factor IF-6, with protein MLRAAFVGSSYVGVFARATDEYLLVRPDLDDEVVADVSDELEVDAIETTVGGSSTVGALAVGNENGLLVSSRVSDRERDRIEEAADASVSELPGKINAAGNVVLANDNGAYVHPDLPREAMQAVEDALEVDVERGELADVRTVGTAAVATNEGVLCHPKTTDAQLDRLEEVLGVPADIGTINYGAPLVGSGLLANEHGYVVGQETTGPELGRIDQALGYIE; from the coding sequence TTGCTCCGCGCCGCTTTCGTCGGGTCGTCGTACGTCGGTGTCTTCGCTCGCGCGACTGACGAGTATCTGCTGGTCCGTCCGGACTTGGACGACGAAGTGGTCGCCGACGTGAGCGACGAACTCGAAGTGGACGCCATCGAGACCACGGTCGGCGGGTCTTCGACCGTCGGTGCGCTGGCGGTCGGCAACGAGAACGGCCTGTTGGTCAGCAGTCGCGTCTCCGACCGGGAACGCGACCGAATCGAAGAGGCCGCGGACGCGTCGGTGAGCGAACTCCCCGGCAAAATCAACGCCGCGGGGAACGTCGTCCTCGCCAACGACAACGGGGCCTACGTCCACCCGGACCTCCCGCGCGAGGCGATGCAGGCCGTCGAGGACGCGCTGGAAGTGGACGTAGAACGCGGCGAACTCGCCGACGTGCGGACCGTCGGCACTGCCGCCGTCGCCACGAACGAGGGCGTCCTCTGTCACCCGAAGACGACCGACGCCCAACTCGACCGACTCGAAGAGGTGTTGGGCGTGCCCGCCGACATCGGCACCATCAACTACGGCGCGCCGCTGGTCGGGTCGGGCCTGCTGGCGAACGAACACGGCTACGTCGTCGGACAGGAGACGACCGGGCCGGAACTCGGCCGCATCGACCAAGCACTCGGCTACATCGAGTAG
- a CDS encoding nitrite/sulfite reductase, with protein MPSKVESWKDEIYGVEIRDHLERFAEEGWDAIPEDEHDQWFERFKWWGLYHQRKGQESYFMMRVGVPMGRLTPEQLRVVGEVAREYATGPVENPEFGDAYADFTTRQSIQLHWIKVEDIPDIFEKLESVGLSTIQACGDSWRNIVGSPVAGRDADEHIDVWPVVQELHDTFKGNDLYDNLPRKWKVAVTGDTRGAGQGDINDLAFEPATKTIDGEEVDGFNVRVGGGLARKEPRLARDIDVFCRPENASDVAAGLSGLFRDYGDREDRFNARIKFLVDEWGPEKVRRVLQDEYVDYELPTAGENLRDQYDYNAGKTDAPGDYVGVHEQNDGDHFVGLSVLVGRMSAEEVLELADLAEEYGSEMIGVTQRQNLIVGDIASEDLDDFLGEPLLEEYSPDPHPFLRGSIACTGTEYCSLSIVETKNRMVRYARWLKENVPVPEGVEDFHIHLSGCTASCAQPQIADISLRGMKARKDGEPVEAFDVGLGGGLGENPEFADWVEMRVPADEIPGYVRNLLEVYEDEREEGQSFRDFIRERDEDEVQDLADPEETDYEDPYMHNTKMTWYPYADDDDMDASPAPTDGQGNPITSDD; from the coding sequence ATGCCGAGCAAAGTCGAGAGCTGGAAAGACGAAATCTACGGCGTAGAGATACGAGACCACCTAGAGCGGTTCGCCGAGGAGGGCTGGGACGCCATCCCGGAGGACGAACACGACCAGTGGTTCGAGCGGTTCAAGTGGTGGGGTCTCTACCACCAGCGGAAGGGCCAAGAGTCGTACTTCATGATGCGCGTCGGCGTCCCGATGGGCCGACTCACGCCCGAACAGTTGCGGGTCGTCGGCGAAGTCGCCCGCGAGTACGCGACCGGGCCGGTCGAGAACCCCGAGTTCGGCGATGCGTACGCCGACTTCACGACGCGTCAGTCCATCCAACTCCACTGGATTAAGGTCGAGGACATCCCGGACATCTTCGAGAAACTGGAATCCGTCGGTCTCTCTACTATTCAGGCGTGCGGTGACTCGTGGCGCAACATCGTCGGTTCCCCGGTCGCTGGCCGGGACGCCGACGAACACATCGACGTGTGGCCCGTCGTGCAGGAACTCCACGACACCTTCAAGGGTAACGACCTCTACGACAACCTCCCCCGCAAGTGGAAGGTCGCAGTCACCGGCGACACCCGCGGCGCGGGACAGGGCGACATCAACGACCTCGCCTTCGAACCGGCGACCAAGACCATCGACGGCGAAGAGGTAGACGGGTTCAACGTCCGGGTCGGCGGGGGTCTCGCCCGGAAGGAACCCCGGCTCGCCCGCGACATCGACGTGTTCTGCCGCCCGGAGAACGCCAGCGACGTGGCCGCGGGTCTCTCGGGGCTGTTCCGCGACTACGGCGACCGAGAGGACCGCTTCAACGCCCGCATCAAGTTCCTCGTGGACGAGTGGGGTCCCGAGAAGGTCCGCCGGGTCCTGCAGGACGAGTACGTCGATTACGAACTCCCGACCGCGGGCGAGAACCTGCGCGACCAGTACGACTACAACGCCGGGAAGACCGACGCACCCGGCGACTACGTGGGCGTCCACGAACAGAACGACGGCGACCACTTCGTCGGTCTCTCGGTGCTGGTCGGCCGGATGAGCGCCGAGGAAGTCCTCGAACTCGCGGACCTCGCCGAGGAGTACGGTTCCGAGATGATTGGCGTGACCCAACGCCAGAACCTCATCGTCGGCGACATCGCGTCCGAGGACCTCGACGACTTCCTCGGCGAGCCACTGCTCGAGGAGTACTCGCCCGACCCCCACCCGTTCCTCCGGGGGTCCATCGCGTGTACCGGCACCGAGTACTGCTCGCTGTCCATCGTGGAGACCAAAAACCGGATGGTCCGGTACGCCCGCTGGCTGAAGGAGAACGTCCCGGTACCCGAGGGCGTCGAGGACTTCCACATCCACCTCTCCGGTTGCACCGCCTCGTGTGCCCAACCCCAAATTGCCGACATCTCGCTCCGCGGGATGAAGGCCCGCAAGGACGGCGAACCCGTCGAAGCCTTCGACGTGGGACTCGGCGGCGGTCTCGGCGAGAATCCGGAGTTCGCCGATTGGGTCGAGATGCGCGTCCCCGCCGACGAGATTCCCGGCTACGTCCGGAACCTGCTCGAAGTCTACGAGGACGAACGCGAGGAGGGCCAGAGCTTCCGGGACTTCATCCGAGAGCGCGACGAGGACGAAGTGCAGGACCTCGCAGACCCCGAGGAGACCGACTACGAGGACCCCTACATGCACAACACGAAGATGACGTGGTACCCCTACGCCGACGACGACGACATGGACGCCTCGCCCGCACCGACCGACGGACAGGGCAACCCCATCACGAGCGACGACTGA
- a CDS encoding DUF6360 family protein, translating to MADRVLKVNAYTTLDLVDARAEGHDFEESAYATLNVTAPRNDPDRVELQFELDNTELDALPAHADRADLSPEQARSLAADLESYAEKVERAQADESADESDATGTSDD from the coding sequence ATGGCCGACCGCGTACTGAAAGTCAACGCGTACACGACGCTGGACCTCGTGGACGCCCGCGCCGAGGGCCACGACTTCGAGGAGTCGGCGTACGCCACGCTGAACGTGACCGCGCCGCGAAACGACCCCGACCGCGTGGAACTCCAGTTCGAACTCGACAACACGGAACTCGACGCGCTCCCGGCCCACGCCGACCGCGCGGACCTCTCGCCCGAACAGGCCCGCTCGCTCGCCGCGGACCTCGAATCGTACGCCGAGAAGGTCGAACGCGCACAGGCAGACGAGAGCGCCGACGAGTCCGACGCCACCGGAACCAGCGATGACTGA
- the cobA gene encoding uroporphyrinogen-III C-methyltransferase: MSHPNRNTTTGTAYLVGAGPGDPELLTVKARRLLDEADVVLHDNLVGDDLVASIPDRTTVENVGKRPGGERTPQAEINDRLVGEARAGRDVVRLKGGDPTLFGRGGEEAEYLARHGVPFEFVPGVTSAIAAPSAAGVPPTHRDHASSLAVVTGHEDPTKPDSAIDWEALSRLVTAGGTLVILMGVGRLPDNVAALEDHGVGPKTPVAMVERATLPSERTVTGTLDDIVERARNADIEPPAVTVVGDVVNVRETVVSCLGGSAGEVAPAVGVGRVEDEIGVNQQ; the protein is encoded by the coding sequence ATGAGCCATCCGAACCGAAACACGACCACCGGAACCGCGTACCTCGTCGGTGCCGGACCGGGCGACCCCGAACTGCTGACCGTGAAAGCCCGGCGACTGCTCGACGAGGCAGATGTCGTCCTCCACGACAACCTCGTGGGCGACGACCTCGTGGCATCGATTCCAGACCGAACCACCGTCGAGAACGTCGGCAAGCGTCCCGGCGGCGAGCGGACGCCCCAAGCCGAAATCAACGACCGACTCGTCGGCGAGGCGCGCGCCGGACGCGACGTGGTGCGACTCAAGGGCGGCGACCCGACCCTCTTCGGACGCGGCGGCGAGGAAGCCGAGTACCTCGCGCGCCACGGCGTCCCCTTCGAGTTCGTGCCGGGCGTGACCAGCGCAATCGCGGCCCCGAGCGCCGCGGGCGTGCCGCCGACTCACCGCGACCACGCCTCCAGTCTCGCGGTCGTCACCGGCCACGAGGACCCGACCAAGCCCGACAGCGCAATCGACTGGGAGGCGCTCTCCCGTCTCGTGACCGCCGGAGGGACGCTCGTCATCCTGATGGGCGTGGGTCGGCTTCCCGACAACGTCGCGGCCCTCGAAGACCACGGCGTCGGCCCGAAGACGCCGGTCGCAATGGTCGAGCGCGCGACGCTCCCGTCCGAGCGGACCGTCACCGGAACGCTCGACGACATCGTGGAGCGCGCCCGAAACGCCGACATCGAACCGCCCGCCGTCACCGTCGTCGGCGACGTGGTGAACGTCCGGGAGACGGTGGTCTCCTGTCTCGGCGGGTCCGCGGGCGAGGTGGCCCCGGCAGTCGGGGTCGGTCGCGTCGAGGACGAAATCGGGGTGAACCAGCAGTGA
- a CDS encoding anthranilate phosphoribosyltransferase, which translates to MTVEGDWPLRRLLTEGGVGSGPKTADDMTYEQSREAFARVLAGNPDPETLGAFLLANRWKESTPEELAGFTDAMRDLSVRTAAPEVDPVDCGGNYDGKQKTAVLGVASGLVAAAAGTPVVAHSGPGLPAKYGTTYGDVLAEIGVPTDLEPAESAAMTDEVGFGFYAQSKFNPLVHERRPARKSVGVRTSINTVETLANPANASVHFGSFYHLSYAERIAGTVRESAELPVERVVMAQGIEGYDDVRPGTTRVAEWSGGDIEDGEVETPELGVEFEREDLRVEDLPADSAAVTERVLSGEGDGPVADAVALNAGFRIYAGGDADSVGEGVERARDALADGSAEARLDALRAFEP; encoded by the coding sequence GTGACCGTGGAGGGCGACTGGCCCCTCCGCCGACTCCTGACCGAAGGCGGCGTCGGGTCCGGCCCGAAGACCGCAGACGACATGACCTACGAGCAGTCGCGCGAGGCGTTCGCCCGCGTCCTCGCCGGGAACCCCGACCCGGAGACGCTCGGGGCGTTCCTGCTGGCGAACCGCTGGAAGGAGAGTACGCCCGAGGAGTTGGCCGGGTTCACCGACGCGATGCGGGACCTGTCGGTCCGGACCGCCGCGCCCGAGGTTGACCCCGTGGACTGCGGCGGCAACTACGACGGCAAGCAGAAGACGGCAGTTCTCGGAGTCGCCTCGGGACTGGTCGCCGCCGCCGCGGGGACGCCCGTCGTCGCCCACAGCGGTCCGGGTCTCCCGGCGAAGTACGGCACGACCTACGGCGACGTACTCGCCGAAATCGGCGTGCCGACCGACCTCGAACCCGCCGAGAGCGCGGCCATGACCGACGAGGTGGGCTTTGGCTTCTACGCCCAGTCGAAGTTCAACCCGCTGGTCCACGAGCGTCGGCCCGCCCGGAAGTCGGTCGGCGTCCGGACCTCCATCAACACGGTCGAGACGCTGGCGAACCCCGCGAACGCGAGCGTCCACTTCGGGAGCTTCTACCACCTCTCGTACGCCGAGCGCATCGCGGGCACCGTGCGCGAGAGCGCCGAACTCCCCGTAGAGCGCGTCGTGATGGCTCAAGGCATCGAGGGGTACGACGACGTTCGGCCCGGCACGACGCGAGTCGCCGAGTGGTCCGGCGGCGACATCGAGGACGGCGAAGTCGAGACGCCCGAACTCGGCGTCGAGTTCGAGCGCGAGGACCTCCGCGTCGAGGACCTCCCGGCCGACTCCGCCGCCGTCACCGAGCGCGTGCTGTCCGGCGAGGGAGACGGCCCGGTCGCCGACGCGGTTGCGCTCAACGCCGGATTCCGAATCTACGCGGGCGGCGACGCCGATTCGGTCGGCGAGGGCGTCGAGCGGGCGCGAGACGCCCTCGCCGACGGGAGCGCGGAGGCGCGTCTCGACGCGCTCCGCGCGTTCGAGCCGTAG
- a CDS encoding low molecular weight phosphatase family protein codes for MTRIAFVCVQNAGRSQMAAAFAERAARGRREASARASESVEIVTGGTDPADHVHDEVVAVMAERDFDLSDRTPREVTHEELQDCDYVITMGCSAKDVCPATWSGENRDWGLDDPDGQDLDAVREIRDEIERRVGELFAELDRERADER; via the coding sequence ATGACCCGCATCGCCTTCGTCTGCGTCCAGAACGCCGGTCGGAGCCAGATGGCCGCCGCGTTCGCCGAGCGTGCGGCCCGCGGCCGACGCGAAGCGTCGGCGCGGGCCTCCGAGTCCGTCGAAATCGTCACCGGCGGCACCGACCCGGCCGACCACGTCCACGACGAGGTGGTGGCGGTGATGGCCGAACGCGACTTCGACCTCTCGGACCGGACGCCCCGTGAAGTGACCCACGAGGAGTTACAGGACTGCGACTACGTGATTACGATGGGCTGTTCCGCAAAAGACGTGTGTCCGGCCACGTGGTCCGGTGAGAACCGCGACTGGGGACTCGACGACCCCGACGGGCAGGACCTCGACGCCGTGCGGGAGATTCGAGACGAAATCGAGCGGCGGGTCGGCGAGTTGTTCGCGGAGTTGGACCGCGAGCGAGCGGACGAGCGATAG